The genomic region ACACCCCGAACGAGGATTTCCTCATCGACCGGGCAGAGGGAATCACGGTTCTCTCCCCGTGTTCGGGACACGGCGCCAAGTTCGCGCCGCTGATCGGACAGTGGGCGGCCGACCTCGCCACCGGCACCGGCGGCGTGCCCCCACGCTTCCGCCCGGCCACCGCCCGGATCGGCGCCACTTAGCCGGTCAGCGCCAAATAACCGGTCAGCGCCCGCTGAACCGCTTCGCTCCGCCTACCCGTGAAAATCCCTCGAGCAACAGAACGGACCATCCCGTGACCACTTCGGCGACACCAACGGCAACCGCCACCGTATCCGGCCTCCTGCGGGACATCTCCGGCATCGGCCGGGACAAAACGCGCGGCGGCTACTCGCGGCCGGTCTTCTCAACGGCGGAAACCGATCTCCGTCACTGGTTCGCCGAGCAGGCTGCCCGGCGCGGGCTGGACGTCGGCACCGACCGGAACGGCATTCTTTGGGCGTGGTGGGACACGGCAACCGGCGCCCGCCGGGACGCGGTCGTGACGGGCAGCCATCTGGATTCCGTTCCGGGCGGGGGCGAGTTCGACGGGCCTCTGGGCGTAGCGTCGGCACTGATCGCCGTCGATATCCTCAAGAGCCGGGGCCTGCGCCCGCGCAGGCCGTTGGCCATCGCGGTGTTCCCGGAAGAGGAAGGCTCCCGCTTCGGTGTCGCGTGCCTGGGTTCGCGGCTGCTGACGGGAGCCATCGACGCCGACAAAGCCCGCAACCTGAAGGACCCGGACGGGAACACCTACGCCGACGTCGCCGCCGCCGGCGGACAGGACCCGCGGTTCATCGGAGCCGACCGCAAGACCCTGCAGCAGCTGGGCGTATTTGTCGAACTCCATGTCGAACAGGGAAGGGGGCTGGTGGATCTTCACCAGCCGGTTGCGATCGGGTCCTCCATCCTGGGGCACGGGCGGTGGAAACTCTCCGTGAACGGTCAAGGCAACCATGCCGGAACCACCCTGATGGGGGACCGTAAGGATCCCATGATCGCCGCCGCGAAGATCATGATCGGCATTCGGGACACAGCCAAGAACTATCGTGACGCCCGGGCCACGGTGGGCCGGCTCCAG from Arthrobacter sp. NicSoilB8 harbors:
- a CDS encoding allantoate amidohydrolase codes for the protein MTTSATPTATATVSGLLRDISGIGRDKTRGGYSRPVFSTAETDLRHWFAEQAARRGLDVGTDRNGILWAWWDTATGARRDAVVTGSHLDSVPGGGEFDGPLGVASALIAVDILKSRGLRPRRPLAIAVFPEEEGSRFGVACLGSRLLTGAIDADKARNLKDPDGNTYADVAAAGGQDPRFIGADRKTLQQLGVFVELHVEQGRGLVDLHQPVAIGSSILGHGRWKLSVNGQGNHAGTTLMGDRKDPMIAAAKIMIGIRDTAKNYRDARATVGRLQPVPGGTNVIASRVDLWIDLRHPRDEITAALAESIHLNAQVIAAEEGCTVSFGTESLSPTVHFDTGLRNQLQTLLPGAPVLDTGAGHDAGVLTGHIPTAMLFVRNPTGISHSPDELVEDDDAEKGAAALADALAGLLGTAQVIG